The genomic segment CAACTCAAGACCGGTCGCGATGTCATCGTCGCCGCTCTCCTTGGTGCTGAGGAGTATGGGTTTGCAACGGCTCCGCTCGTGGTGTCCGGTTGCATTATGATGCGCGCCTGCCATCTCGACACCTGTCCCGTGGGCATCGCTACGCAGAACCCCGAGTTGCGGAGCAAGTTCACCGGAAAGCCCGAGTTTGTCGAGACATTTTTTGAGTATATTGCCGAGGAGGTGCGTGCCTATCTCGCTCAACTTGGGCTTCGCACGCTCGATGAGGCGATTGGCCGTGCGGACCTCCTGCAACCACGTGACGCCTCGGCGGCTCAACTGTTAGGACTCGACCGGCTGACCTATCGCAAGGAAGGAGCGCCGCGCCGATTTCGTCCTGGATCTCAGGAAAACATCCTGAAAAACAGCATGAATGCACAAATTGTTGAGGCGGTCGAGCCACGGCTCGACAGGTCAGGATCAATTCGATTACAGTATGAGATCCACAACACTGACCGTGCCGTCGGCGCGACCCTGGGCGATCTCATCACGCGACGGTATGGTACCGACTATCTGCCACCTGATACCGTCTCGTTGGTCTTTGATGGCTCAGCCGGACAGAGCTTTGGGGCCTTTGTCCCCCCTGGCATCACCATGGAGCTTCGTGGTGACGCGAATGATTATGTGGGTAAGGGTCTCTCAGGGGGGCGTCTCGTCATTGCTCCTCCGATGTCCGTTGGCGTGGTGGCAGAGAAGGCGGTCGTCATCGGCAATGTTGCCCTGTATGGGGCGACCAAAGGAGAACTCTTTGTCCACGGTCGGGCGGGAGAACGTTTTGCAGTCCGTAACTCAGGTGCGAGTGCGGTTGTTGAGGGTGTCGGCGACCATGGATGTGAGTACATGACAGGGGGTGTTGTGGTGATTCTCGGCAGTATTGGACGCAATTTCGCGGCTGGGATGTCGGGTGGTCTGGCCTTCATCTGGGATCCTACGGGAAAGGCTGCCACCAGAGTGAATCAGGAGATGGTTGACCTCGATCCAATTGACGAGGAACAACAGTCGCTGTTGAAAGATCTACTCGAACGACATGCTCGCTTGACGGGGTCTGCGAAGGCGTCCTCAATCTTGGCGGCACAAGGTGGTTGGTTGCGCAGTTTCGTCTGTGTCTACCCAAAGGATCTTAAACGCGTCGTTCTCCAGGATCGAGCTCACCGTCGCCAAGGCGCCCGCTACGCGATCACGACACTCGATCGGGGGTACTGATGGCGGCTGACCCAAGAGGCTTTCTCAAATTCACCCGTCGCAATCCAGTACGCCGTCCGGTAGCGCTTCGCCTGAGGGATTGGAATGAGGTCTACGCCGAGGATGATGTCGCTGAACAGATCGTGCAAGCACAGCGGTGTATGGACTGTGGTATCCCATTCTGCCACCGAGGATGCCCCTTAGGGAACTTGATTCCTGAATGGAATGAACTGGTTGGCAAAGACCGATGGGCGAGTGCTGCTGAACGTTTACATGCGACAAATAACTTCCCAGAGTTCACTGGACGTCTCTGTCCGGCTCCCTGCGAGACGGCCTGCGTTCTTGCCTTGAATCGAGACGCGGTCACCATTGAATATATCGAGAAATCGATTAGCGAGATGGCCTTTGCTCACGGTTGGGTCGAACCGATTCGGGTGGCACACCCTACGGGTTACAAGGTAGCGATCGTTGGATCAGGACCCGCTGGATTGGCCGCAGCGCAGCAGCTCGTTCGTGCAGGACACGCGGTGACGGTCTTTGAACGTGCTGATCGGATCGGCGGACTTTTGCGTTATGGGATACCGGAGTTCAAAATGGAGAAGGCGATCCTTGATCGCCGGCTAGCGCAGTTGACGGCAGAAGGTATCGTATTCTTCCCGAACACTACGGTCGGTCGCGATCTCTCGTTTGCACAGTTACGAGCCGATTTTGATGCCGTCGTTCTCGCGCTGGGTGCTACTCGTCCACGTCTCATTGCGGTACCAGGTAGTGAAGGGGCCGGTATTCTCCCTGCCATGGAGTACCTACCCCATGCGAATCGTGCTGTGCATGATCGTTCCTATGAACCTCCAATCGTGGCGACAGACAAGCGGGTGGTAATTCTCGGTGGAGGTGATACTGGGGCCGACTGCTTGGGCACTGCACTGCGACAGGGAGCGAAAGAAGTTATCCAGCTGGAGATCATGCCGCGACCGTCAGATAGCCGTCCAGAGACCGCGCCTTGGCCAATGTATCCGCCGCTCTTCCGGATCTCCTCGGCCCACGAAGAGGGGGGAGACCGCGTCTTTGCTCGAGAGACAGTTCAATTCGAGCTCAATGCATCGGGTCAGGTGACTGCTCTCATCACTGCCGAAGTGGCAATGAGCGAAGACGGCAAACTTCAGCGAGTACCTAGTACCGAGCGTCGTATTGAGGCGGACCTCGTACTGTTGGCGATGGGCTTTCTTGGACCAGATCTATCGATGTTTGATCTCGCACAACGGCCAGCTCTTTCGGAACGGGGAACCATCCAAGTCGATGACTGCTTTGTTACCTCGCTGGAAGGAGTCTTCGCTGCTGGAGATGCTCGTCGTGGACAATCACTGATTGTCTGGGCCATTGCTGAGGGGCGATCGGTGGCGTACCACGTCGATGCCTACCTGATGGGTAACAGTGACCTCGGTTGTCCGATCGCGCCGGATACCGCGGCATTGACTATCATGTAGGAGATGCGCTCGTAGCTCAACGGATAGAGCACCTGACTTCGGATCAGGCGGTTGGGAGTTCGAATCTCTCCGAGCGCGCAAGTTCTCCCAGTTCAGAGGTGGTAACTTCTCTGAACCCAAGCTAAGATCCCTCTCAACCCAACACAAAACCCAACATTTGTCACGGGAGGTGTCCATGGCAGGGTCGATTCGTTTGAGAAGACCACCCAACGTGTGGGAGCTAAGGATCTTTGTTGGCAGGGATCCCTCAGGTAAGATCAGGCACCGCTACTTCACCTTCGTTGGCCCAAAGCGAGATGCCGAACGTGAACTCGCTCGCCAGTTGCTCCTCTTAGATGAGATTCCAGAACCCGTCTCTGAGGGATCGAAGTGGGGAAAGCGAACAACCTTTAACGATGCGATCGCAGCCTGGAAGGCAAACGGTTGGGAAGATCTCTCACCCAAAACACAACTGAGCTATCAACAACTCTGGGATAGCCATATCCGCGATCGCATCGGCGAAAGACCCATTGCCCAAACGGGGATCTACGAAGTCGAGCAGTACTTTCGTGAACTCTCAGATCATGGGCTCGGTGAGTCTGGGATCAGACAGGTCAGGGCCATCCTGCATCGAGCCTGCAAGCTCGCTGGCAAGTGGTCCAATGGCATGATCCCCAACCCCGTCTCTGGAGCTGAACGTCCCAAGGGCCATCGTCGTGAACCAGTTCGTGCCCCGAGTGTCGAAGAGGTGCGAGCAATTCTTGCAACCCTTGCCAAAGGGGATGACCTTCGGCTCTATGTCTTTGTCCGCCTAGCGATTGCGACCGGGATGCGACGGGGTGAGATTGGGGCACTCAGACTCAATGACATCAACTTTGTGACTGGGGAGCTCCGAGTCGATGAGGGAGTCGTCATTGGGGCCGGTGGGATCTCGGTGAAGGCTCCAAAGACCAAAGTATCGGTGAGAAAACTCTCGGTCGATGCCAAGACCCTTGGACTCTTGGCACAACTGAGAGACGAACAGCTCGACCTTGCCACACGAGCAGAATGTGAACTAGGCGAGGATGCGTTCTTGTTCTCGTTTGTTCCAGGAGGTACGACCCCACCGTATCCCGATGTGTTCACGAAGAACTTCGCAAGCTTTAGAGCTCGTCACGGAATCGCTCCGGACATCCATCTGCACTCATTCCGTCACTTTGCCGCCACGGTCTTAGATTCCGTCGTGAGTGAGCGCCAGAAACAGGCTCGGATGGGGTGGTCTACCACCCATATGGCTCGCCATTACACCGATGCAGTCGGCGAAGAGGACCAGCGTGCTGCCGAGAGGATCGGGGAGATTCTGCGGTGAGAAGACCGATCTAGGCGAGGTCGCCGTTGATGAGCGTGTTGAAATTCTCTATACAACTATCAAGGGCCCAGGTCCCCTTCGCGCGAGCTTGACGCTCGCGCTTTGGGGCCCCGGCCCTCGGTTTATCTCCACGTGTAGCCGTGCTAGGCGACCGCATTTCCTCGACCCTGGAGGGCCTTGCGTCCGGGGAGCATCGAGAGTCGATCGTCCGTGAATCGATGCTCTCGCTTCTCGCATCTGGACGGCCTTAAAGAACGCATCCGATTGCTAGCTCCTTGACTCCTTCGCTTGGCCCAGGTGCTTTGCACCCTACCGTCGATCCGTGCTGGCTCCAAGCCCTGAAATGTACTCGTTGCACTCCGGGCTATTACGCCAGCTCGTCTCTCCGGTTGCATCGGGTGCATCACCTGAACCAAACGAAAGAGAAACAAGATGGCTACCGATCACTGATCCCTACTTGCCCAACTCGCCCACGGTGTCGCAGAGCTTGGAACATCATGGGCCTGGCAGAACTATCTTTCATCTCAAGCTCGCTTTCATACCTATAGTCCGAAGAACGTCATGCTCATCGCCTTACAACGCCCCGACGCTACCCGAGTCGCAGGGTTTAACAACTGGGGCCAACTCGGCCGCGGTGTCAAGCGCGGCGAGAAAGCGATCTATATCGTGGCCCTGTTGATCTACCGAGATAAGAATGAAGACGCAGATCCCGAGATCCGAGGGTTTCGCTGGGTACCAGTCTTTGACCTTTCTCAGACCGAAGGTGATGATCTCCCAGTGGCGGCCCACAAGCTAATCGGTACAGATTCCGCTCAGCTCTCTGAACGACTCGAAGCAGTCGCGAGTGCCCAAGGCTTTCTGGTCAGTCGGCAAGAGCTCCCGGCAGAGATCAACGGTCTGTGCCGTCATGACACGCGAGAGATTCTCATCTCACCGGCGAACTCTCCACTACATCAGGTCAAGACCCTTGGAAGGCCCATGAACTCGCCCATGC from the Ferrimicrobium sp. genome contains:
- a CDS encoding glutamate synthase subunit beta, which gives rise to MAADPRGFLKFTRRNPVRRPVALRLRDWNEVYAEDDVAEQIVQAQRCMDCGIPFCHRGCPLGNLIPEWNELVGKDRWASAAERLHATNNFPEFTGRLCPAPCETACVLALNRDAVTIEYIEKSISEMAFAHGWVEPIRVAHPTGYKVAIVGSGPAGLAAAQQLVRAGHAVTVFERADRIGGLLRYGIPEFKMEKAILDRRLAQLTAEGIVFFPNTTVGRDLSFAQLRADFDAVVLALGATRPRLIAVPGSEGAGILPAMEYLPHANRAVHDRSYEPPIVATDKRVVILGGGDTGADCLGTALRQGAKEVIQLEIMPRPSDSRPETAPWPMYPPLFRISSAHEEGGDRVFARETVQFELNASGQVTALITAEVAMSEDGKLQRVPSTERRIEADLVLLAMGFLGPDLSMFDLAQRPALSERGTIQVDDCFVTSLEGVFAAGDARRGQSLIVWAIAEGRSVAYHVDAYLMGNSDLGCPIAPDTAALTIM
- a CDS encoding site-specific integrase, translated to MAGSIRLRRPPNVWELRIFVGRDPSGKIRHRYFTFVGPKRDAERELARQLLLLDEIPEPVSEGSKWGKRTTFNDAIAAWKANGWEDLSPKTQLSYQQLWDSHIRDRIGERPIAQTGIYEVEQYFRELSDHGLGESGIRQVRAILHRACKLAGKWSNGMIPNPVSGAERPKGHRREPVRAPSVEEVRAILATLAKGDDLRLYVFVRLAIATGMRRGEIGALRLNDINFVTGELRVDEGVVIGAGGISVKAPKTKVSVRKLSVDAKTLGLLAQLRDEQLDLATRAECELGEDAFLFSFVPGGTTPPYPDVFTKNFASFRARHGIAPDIHLHSFRHFAATVLDSVVSERQKQARMGWSTTHMARHYTDAVGEEDQRAAERIGEILR